One stretch of Saccharomonospora xinjiangensis XJ-54 DNA includes these proteins:
- a CDS encoding GNAT family N-acetyltransferase, with translation MRRLRPLHTPRLLLRPFTDDDLPVVVGLQAARETHPHESTPPTPQEARAQFRSWLRHWSDHGFGYVAVEIAATGRVIGVGGLQRADIDGETVLNLYYRFRPDAWGHGYASEMATAMVEWAERELPTTPVVIVTNVSNTAARRVAEKLSFAEYRRDLYRGSPAVYYRRNPQNSP, from the coding sequence ATGAGGAGGCTCCGGCCACTGCACACGCCACGGCTGCTGCTGCGGCCGTTCACCGACGACGACCTGCCGGTCGTCGTCGGGCTCCAGGCGGCGCGAGAGACCCACCCTCACGAGAGCACACCCCCGACGCCGCAGGAGGCGCGTGCTCAGTTCCGCTCGTGGCTGCGGCACTGGTCCGACCACGGCTTCGGATACGTCGCCGTGGAAATCGCCGCGACAGGCAGGGTGATCGGCGTGGGAGGGCTCCAGCGCGCCGACATCGACGGCGAGACGGTGCTCAACCTGTACTACCGTTTCCGCCCCGATGCCTGGGGCCACGGCTACGCATCAGAGATGGCCACGGCGATGGTCGAATGGGCGGAGCGGGAGCTCCCCACGACACCGGTGGTGATCGTCACGAACGTCTCCAACACCGCGGCACGAAGGGTGGCGGAGAAACTGTCGTTCGCGGAGTACCGCAGGGACCTCTACCGGGGATCGCCTGCCGTGTACTACCGGAGAAACCCCCAGAACTCCCCTTGA
- a CDS encoding alpha/beta fold hydrolase, with protein sequence MSSLPLVLLHAYPLDARMWDPVRAPLAERTRLITPDLRGFGRSPLPGGEAGRSLDDMARDVLALLDRLGLDRVVLGGCSMGGYVTFALLRLAPERVGGIALIGAKASADTDEARSNRFAVARRAETEGTAGWLADQMLPVLLGETTRKRRPEVVERVREIVEQQSPSGVAAAQRAMAARGDSTALLRSVDVPAVVIAGEEDTVNPPGVARDLADTMPHAELMALPEAGHLTPLEAPEAVVDALARLLG encoded by the coding sequence ATGTCGTCCTTGCCGCTCGTTCTGCTGCACGCCTACCCGCTCGACGCGCGCATGTGGGATCCCGTGCGAGCTCCGCTCGCGGAACGAACCCGGCTGATCACGCCCGACCTGCGGGGGTTCGGCCGCTCCCCGCTGCCCGGCGGCGAAGCCGGCCGCAGCCTCGACGACATGGCCCGTGACGTGCTGGCGCTGCTCGATCGTCTCGGGCTCGACAGGGTGGTGCTCGGCGGCTGCTCGATGGGTGGGTACGTCACGTTCGCACTGCTCAGGCTCGCCCCTGAGCGGGTCGGTGGGATCGCGTTGATCGGCGCCAAGGCGAGCGCCGACACCGACGAGGCGAGGTCCAACCGCTTCGCGGTGGCGCGACGTGCCGAGACGGAGGGTACGGCAGGCTGGCTCGCCGACCAGATGCTGCCGGTGTTGCTCGGCGAGACCACGCGCAAGCGCCGTCCCGAGGTGGTCGAGCGGGTGCGCGAGATCGTCGAGCAGCAGTCGCCTTCGGGGGTGGCCGCGGCGCAACGCGCGATGGCCGCGCGCGGCGACTCCACCGCACTGCTGCGGTCGGTGGACGTGCCCGCCGTGGTGATCGCGGGCGAGGAGGACACCGTGAACCCGCCTGGCGTCGCGCGTGACCTTGCCGACACGATGCCGCACGCGGAGCTCATGGCGCTGCCCGAAGCGGGCCACCTGACGCCGCTGGAAGCTCCCGAAGCGGTGGTCGATGCGCTGGCGCGCTTGCTCGGCTGA
- the ctaD gene encoding aa3-type cytochrome oxidase subunit I — protein MTAVAPQPIATRPYPTRESVKGSSLLRFFRTTDHKQLGIMYMVTSFAFFMVGGAMAMLIRTELAVPGQQFLSQEQYNQLFTMHGTVMLLFYATPIVFGFANFILPLQIGAPDVAFPRLNAFSYWLFLFGSLMGLAGFVTPGGAADFGWFAYTPLSGAIYSPGVGADLWLAGLIISGLGTILGAVNMITTVVCMRAPGMTMWRMPIFTWNILITSLLILLAFPILAAALIGLLADRRLGGHIFDPANGGVILWQHMFWFFGHPEVYIIALPFFGIASEIVPVFTRKPIFGYKGLVWATLSIAALSVAVWAHHMYATGAVLLPFFAFMTFLIAVPTGVKFFNWIGTMWKGQMSFESPMLFTVGFMVTFLFGGLTGVLLAAPSIDFHVSDSYFVVAHFHYVLYGTIVFATFAGIYFWFPKITGRMLDEPLAKLHFWLTFLGFHLTFLVQHWLGNEGMPRRYVDYLASDGFTTLNMISTIGAYILGASTLPFIWNVFKSYRYGEVVTVDDPWGYGNSLEWATSCPPPRHNFTELPRIRSERPAFELHYPHMVERLRSEGHVTFTGKTLPHKDAKDAPSELVTAGAMPGDRDKDNASEQ, from the coding sequence GTGACGGCCGTAGCGCCCCAGCCGATCGCAACGCGTCCGTACCCGACGCGAGAGTCGGTGAAGGGATCGTCATTGTTGCGGTTCTTCCGCACGACGGACCACAAGCAGCTCGGCATCATGTACATGGTGACGTCGTTCGCCTTCTTCATGGTCGGCGGCGCGATGGCCATGCTGATCCGTACCGAACTCGCGGTGCCGGGTCAGCAGTTCCTCTCGCAAGAGCAGTACAACCAGCTGTTCACCATGCACGGCACGGTGATGCTGCTGTTCTACGCGACGCCGATCGTGTTCGGGTTCGCGAACTTCATCCTGCCGTTGCAGATCGGCGCACCCGACGTCGCGTTCCCGCGACTGAACGCCTTCTCGTACTGGCTGTTCCTGTTCGGCAGCCTCATGGGTCTCGCGGGCTTCGTCACGCCGGGCGGTGCGGCCGACTTCGGCTGGTTCGCCTACACCCCGCTCTCGGGCGCCATCTACTCTCCCGGCGTCGGCGCGGACCTGTGGCTCGCCGGTCTGATCATCAGTGGTCTCGGCACCATTCTCGGCGCGGTCAACATGATCACCACGGTTGTCTGCATGCGCGCACCGGGCATGACGATGTGGCGGATGCCGATCTTCACGTGGAACATCCTGATCACCAGCCTGCTGATCCTGCTGGCGTTCCCGATCCTCGCCGCCGCGCTCATCGGTCTGCTCGCCGACCGGCGCCTCGGTGGTCACATCTTCGACCCCGCCAACGGCGGCGTGATCCTGTGGCAGCACATGTTCTGGTTCTTCGGCCACCCCGAGGTGTACATCATCGCGCTGCCGTTCTTCGGTATCGCGTCGGAGATCGTCCCGGTGTTCACCCGTAAGCCGATCTTCGGTTACAAGGGGCTGGTGTGGGCCACCCTGTCCATCGCGGCGCTGTCCGTGGCGGTGTGGGCGCACCACATGTACGCGACCGGCGCGGTGCTGCTGCCGTTCTTTGCCTTCATGACCTTCCTCATCGCCGTCCCGACCGGTGTGAAGTTCTTCAACTGGATCGGCACGATGTGGAAGGGGCAGATGAGTTTCGAGTCGCCGATGCTCTTCACGGTCGGCTTCATGGTCACCTTCCTCTTCGGTGGTCTGACCGGTGTTCTGCTGGCCGCGCCTTCGATCGACTTCCACGTCTCCGACAGCTACTTCGTGGTCGCGCACTTCCACTACGTGCTCTACGGCACGATCGTGTTCGCCACGTTCGCCGGGATCTACTTCTGGTTCCCGAAGATCACCGGACGCATGCTGGACGAGCCGCTGGCCAAGCTGCACTTCTGGCTGACGTTCCTCGGCTTCCACCTGACGTTCCTCGTGCAGCACTGGCTGGGCAACGAGGGCATGCCGCGCCGTTACGTGGACTACCTCGCCAGCGACGGGTTCACCACGCTGAACATGATCTCCACGATCGGCGCCTACATCCTCGGTGCCTCGACGCTGCCGTTCATTTGGAACGTCTTCAAGAGCTACCGGTACGGCGAGGTCGTCACGGTGGACGACCCGTGGGGCTACGGCAACTCGCTGGAATGGGCCACCAGCTGCCCGCCCCCTCGGCACAACTTCACCGAGCTGCCGAGGATTCGCTCCGAGCGCCCCGCGTTCGAGCTGCACTACCCGCACATGGTCGAGCGGCTGCGCAGTGAGGGCCACGTGACGTTCACCGGCAAGACGCTGCCCCACAAGGACGCCAAGGACGCGCCGTCCGAACTCGTGACGGCAGGAGCGATGCCGGGCGATCGCGACAAGGACAACGCAAGCGAACAGTGA
- the serB gene encoding phosphoserine phosphatase SerB, whose product MSPTPVLITATGPDKPGVSSVLFAALTRQGVEVLDIEQVVIRGQLVLGVLVAVESDPEGLQEMVEQAMATVSMTVDVRIGSAIGSDPFAPARRASTHVLVLLGRPITARAFTQVARTLARMNVNIDTIRSIADYPVTGLELHVSAADDTPEADSGLRSVLADVGARGGLDISIERTGLARRAKRLVVFDVDSTLIQGEVIEMLAAHAGVEAEVREITEAAMRGELNFSESLIRRVSLLEGLPESVLDDVAAKIELTPGARTTVRTLKRLGFRCGVVSGGFSRIIDGLVTDLGLDFAVANELEIVDGRITGKVVGDIVDRAAKAEALKRYAAGYGIPLGQCVAVGDGANDIDMLTTAGMGIAFNAKPALREVADAAVSHPYLDAVLFMLGVTRAEVEAADVADGLPLLRP is encoded by the coding sequence GTGAGCCCCACTCCAGTCCTGATCACCGCGACCGGACCGGACAAGCCGGGCGTCTCCTCGGTTCTGTTCGCCGCGTTGACCCGCCAGGGCGTCGAGGTCCTCGACATCGAGCAGGTGGTCATCAGGGGACAGCTCGTGCTCGGTGTGCTCGTCGCCGTCGAGTCGGACCCCGAGGGTCTTCAGGAGATGGTCGAGCAGGCCATGGCGACCGTGTCGATGACCGTGGACGTGCGTATCGGGTCCGCTATCGGCTCCGACCCGTTCGCGCCGGCCAGGCGGGCTTCGACGCACGTGTTGGTGTTGCTGGGACGGCCTATCACGGCACGGGCCTTTACCCAGGTGGCCAGGACCCTCGCGCGGATGAACGTCAACATCGACACCATCCGCAGCATCGCGGACTACCCCGTGACCGGGCTCGAACTGCATGTCTCGGCCGCCGACGACACACCGGAGGCCGACAGCGGACTCCGCTCCGTGCTCGCCGATGTCGGCGCACGCGGTGGTCTCGACATCTCGATCGAGCGCACCGGCCTCGCCAGGAGGGCGAAGCGGCTGGTGGTCTTCGACGTGGACTCGACCCTCATCCAGGGCGAGGTGATCGAGATGCTGGCGGCGCACGCCGGTGTCGAGGCGGAGGTCCGCGAGATCACGGAAGCGGCCATGCGTGGCGAGCTGAACTTCAGCGAGTCGCTGATCAGGCGCGTTTCGTTGCTGGAAGGTCTGCCCGAGTCGGTGCTCGACGACGTGGCGGCGAAGATCGAACTCACTCCGGGGGCGCGCACCACAGTGCGGACGCTCAAGCGGCTCGGCTTCCGTTGCGGTGTGGTGTCGGGCGGGTTCAGCCGCATCATCGACGGACTCGTCACCGACCTTGGCCTCGACTTCGCCGTGGCGAACGAACTGGAGATCGTGGACGGCAGGATCACCGGCAAGGTCGTCGGTGACATCGTGGACAGGGCCGCGAAGGCGGAGGCGTTGAAGCGGTACGCCGCAGGGTACGGCATCCCACTCGGCCAGTGCGTCGCTGTCGGCGACGGCGCCAACGACATCGACATGCTCACCACCGCCGGTATGGGTATCGCGTTCAATGCCAAACCGGCGTTGCGGGAGGTCGCCGACGCCGCGGTGTCGCACCCCTACCTCGACGCGGTGCTGTTCATGCTCGGGGTGACCCGCGCCGAGGTCGAGGCGGCCGATGTCGCCGACGGACTTCCCCTGCTCCGGCCGTGA
- a CDS encoding peptidyl-tRNA hydrolase, with protein MTAPEPVLAPVAARYAWWLGLPAERTSVRDVPPEQVWAMPVVLRLEKSAPPARTPLLEAAASAAVAVCLHDNSLPGGPWYDAVHTWTSGHIRKVARRARGVHWEAVQSLPGVTVEVEGAQVRALVPCRVADLPREVSRLQISGSDLPADQPQAAAADLPLLLLNPGVTMSAGKAAAQVGHATMLLAALLDPADLAVWASRNLRCAVRVASPAQWVRVTATLADPHGAWEEQGLVAVRDAGFTEVEPGTVTVVARWKPTA; from the coding sequence GTGACCGCACCCGAACCGGTTCTCGCGCCCGTCGCGGCCCGCTACGCGTGGTGGCTGGGACTGCCTGCCGAACGCACCTCGGTCAGGGACGTGCCACCGGAGCAGGTGTGGGCGATGCCCGTGGTGCTGCGACTGGAGAAGTCCGCGCCACCTGCGCGGACTCCGCTGCTGGAGGCAGCGGCGAGCGCCGCCGTCGCCGTGTGTCTTCACGACAACTCCCTGCCGGGCGGTCCCTGGTACGACGCGGTGCACACGTGGACGTCGGGACACATCCGCAAGGTCGCGCGCCGCGCGAGGGGAGTGCACTGGGAGGCCGTCCAAAGCCTTCCCGGCGTGACGGTCGAGGTGGAGGGGGCGCAGGTTCGTGCCCTCGTGCCGTGCCGGGTCGCGGACCTTCCTCGCGAGGTGTCCCGGCTGCAGATCTCGGGCAGTGACCTGCCTGCCGACCAGCCTCAAGCGGCTGCCGCCGACCTGCCCTTGCTGCTGCTGAACCCGGGCGTGACGATGTCGGCAGGCAAGGCCGCCGCACAGGTCGGGCACGCCACCATGCTGCTCGCCGCACTCCTCGATCCCGCCGACCTCGCCGTCTGGGCTTCGCGGAACCTCCGCTGTGCCGTTCGCGTCGCCTCGCCCGCGCAGTGGGTGCGGGTGACGGCGACGCTGGCCGATCCGCACGGGGCGTGGGAGGAACAGGGTCTGGTCGCCGTGCGGGACGCCGGATTCACTGAGGTCGAGCCGGGCACCGTGACGGTGGTGGCGCGGTGGAAGCCGACGGCGTGA
- a CDS encoding ATP-dependent DNA helicase, which translates to MTGAPSDLPSVRELLSHAVDAVGGTEREGQVRMADAVDNAIRTGEHLAVQAGTGTGKSLAYLVPAIRHAVESDTTVVVSTATIALQRQLVDRDLPRLARSLKKPLGVEPTFAILKGRRNYLCLHRVHTGVEDEPEDTALFDQFAISRIGREVKRLHEWSSDTETGDRDELVPGVSDQAWRQVSVTAKECLGAGRCPVGDDCFAELARAEAGRANIVVTNHALLAIDALQDYQVLPDHDVTIIDEAHELVDRVTSAATADLSPAMVTAATRRCARLIDADIVDRLLETGEGLALMLEDALPGRLDVLPDALGGAVASVRDAAHACLTALGSERREDPEEAAKRKLARSALDDVHDTAVRLLDAFDDDPADRKDVVWVTGDRQGGSPRPPALHVAPLGVGGLLRERVFGTSTTVLTSATLALGGSFDTLARQWGLPPQPQRTEKAAGSPGTPGSAGSPGSTGTATEKPPPSDSDNGPRWSGIDVGSPFDYRRNGILYVAKHLPPPGRDGLGTATLDEIAELIDAAGGRTLGLFSSMRAAKQATEELRDRIGHPLLCQGDDSTSLLVNKFAEDARTCLFGTLSLWQGVDVPGASLSLVIVDRLPFPRPDDPVASARQRAVEARGGNGFLTVAATHAALLLAQGVGRLHRSTDDRGVVAVLDPRLATARYGGFLRASLPPLWPTHRPDVVRDALRRLDAAAPA; encoded by the coding sequence GTGACCGGTGCCCCCTCCGACCTGCCCAGCGTTCGTGAACTCCTCAGCCACGCCGTCGATGCCGTGGGCGGAACCGAGCGCGAGGGTCAGGTCCGCATGGCGGACGCCGTGGACAACGCGATTCGCACCGGTGAGCACCTCGCCGTGCAGGCGGGGACGGGAACCGGGAAGTCGCTCGCCTACCTCGTCCCCGCGATCCGACACGCCGTCGAGTCCGACACCACGGTCGTGGTGTCCACGGCCACGATCGCGCTGCAACGGCAGCTCGTCGATCGCGACCTCCCGCGCCTCGCGAGGTCGCTGAAGAAGCCCCTCGGCGTCGAGCCGACGTTCGCGATCCTCAAGGGCAGGCGCAACTACCTGTGCCTGCACAGAGTCCACACCGGTGTGGAGGACGAGCCCGAGGACACCGCCCTGTTCGACCAGTTCGCCATCTCCCGGATCGGTCGCGAGGTCAAGCGGCTCCACGAGTGGTCGTCCGACACCGAGACGGGTGACCGCGACGAGCTGGTGCCCGGCGTGTCCGACCAGGCGTGGCGGCAGGTTTCGGTGACGGCGAAGGAATGTCTGGGCGCAGGGCGCTGCCCCGTCGGCGACGACTGCTTCGCCGAGCTGGCCAGGGCGGAGGCGGGCAGGGCGAACATCGTGGTCACCAACCACGCGCTGCTCGCCATCGACGCCTTGCAGGACTACCAGGTGCTGCCCGACCACGACGTCACGATCATCGACGAAGCCCACGAACTGGTTGACCGCGTGACCTCGGCCGCGACGGCGGACCTCTCACCTGCCATGGTGACAGCCGCGACCCGGCGCTGCGCGCGACTCATCGACGCCGACATCGTCGATCGACTGCTCGAAACGGGCGAGGGCCTCGCGCTCATGCTGGAGGACGCGCTCCCCGGCAGGCTCGACGTGCTGCCCGACGCGCTGGGCGGCGCTGTCGCGTCCGTGCGCGACGCCGCGCACGCCTGCCTCACCGCGCTGGGCTCCGAGCGCCGTGAGGACCCCGAGGAAGCCGCCAAGCGCAAGCTGGCCCGTTCGGCTCTGGACGACGTGCACGACACCGCCGTGCGGCTGCTGGACGCCTTCGACGACGACCCCGCCGACCGCAAGGACGTGGTGTGGGTGACTGGCGACCGGCAGGGTGGGAGCCCGAGACCTCCCGCCTTGCACGTCGCGCCGCTGGGTGTCGGCGGCCTGCTACGCGAGCGGGTGTTCGGCACGAGCACCACCGTCCTCACCTCCGCGACGCTGGCCCTGGGCGGCTCGTTCGACACACTCGCCAGGCAGTGGGGCCTACCGCCGCAACCGCAGCGCACCGAGAAAGCTGCGGGCTCACCGGGCACACCGGGCTCTGCGGGTTCACCGGGTTCAACGGGCACAGCGACGGAGAAGCCCCCGCCCTCCGACAGCGACAACGGCCCCCGCTGGAGCGGGATCGACGTGGGCTCCCCGTTCGACTACCGGCGCAACGGCATCCTGTACGTCGCCAAACACCTTCCGCCGCCGGGCCGTGACGGGCTCGGCACCGCGACGCTCGACGAGATCGCCGAACTCATCGACGCGGCAGGCGGACGCACGCTCGGTTTGTTCTCCTCCATGCGCGCCGCCAAGCAGGCCACCGAGGAACTCCGCGATCGCATCGGCCACCCGTTGCTGTGCCAGGGCGACGACTCGACGTCGCTACTGGTCAACAAGTTCGCCGAGGACGCCCGCACCTGCCTTTTCGGCACGCTGTCGCTGTGGCAGGGCGTTGACGTACCCGGCGCCTCCCTTTCGCTGGTCATCGTGGATCGCCTGCCGTTTCCCCGCCCCGACGATCCGGTGGCATCGGCGCGGCAGCGCGCGGTGGAGGCGCGGGGCGGCAACGGTTTCCTCACCGTGGCGGCCACCCACGCCGCGCTGCTGCTCGCACAGGGTGTGGGCAGGCTGCACCGTTCGACGGACGATCGCGGGGTGGTCGCGGTACTGGACCCCCGGTTGGCCACGGCGCGCTACGGCGGCTTCCTCAGGGCGTCACTGCCACCACTGTGGCCGACGCACCGGCCCGACGTGGTCCGCGATGCCCTGCGCCGCCTCGACGCCGCCGCCCCGGCCTGA
- a CDS encoding sugar kinase, whose protein sequence is MTGTGLLAFGEALAVFSTQSGKLRHATSVDVGIAGSEAMVAIGVARLGVPAAWAGRLGADEPGALVLARLREESVDTSAVRTDRQAPTGLMIKDFRNVDVTRSAFYRNGSAGTRLSPEDIPEDHIRAAGVLHLSGLTPGLSDSAAKAVFGAAEFARAEGVPVSIDIDYTHALWYPEDAADILYDLVSLCDIVFVGEDAARLLGLDGTPQELAEGIAALGPEQVIIERGPRGAIAELHGSRYAVPSFPVRSIDTEGADDAFVAGYLAEFLAGASPDRRLRTAAACRAFALTVPGETTGLPDREELKLLNRPR, encoded by the coding sequence GTGACGGGTACCGGGCTGCTGGCCTTCGGTGAGGCGCTCGCCGTTTTCAGCACGCAATCGGGCAAACTGCGGCACGCCACGTCGGTGGATGTCGGCATCGCCGGCTCCGAGGCGATGGTGGCCATCGGGGTGGCGAGGCTCGGCGTCCCCGCCGCGTGGGCCGGACGGCTCGGCGCCGACGAACCGGGAGCTCTCGTGCTGGCGCGGCTGCGCGAGGAGAGCGTGGACACCTCCGCCGTCCGCACCGATCGTCAGGCCCCGACCGGCCTGATGATCAAGGATTTCCGCAACGTGGACGTGACGCGCTCCGCCTTCTACCGCAACGGAAGCGCAGGGACGCGGTTGTCTCCGGAGGACATCCCCGAGGACCACATCAGGGCGGCGGGTGTGCTGCACCTGAGCGGTCTCACCCCCGGGCTCTCCGACTCGGCGGCGAAAGCGGTGTTCGGCGCGGCCGAGTTCGCCCGCGCCGAGGGCGTTCCCGTGTCGATCGACATCGACTACACCCACGCGCTGTGGTATCCCGAGGACGCGGCCGACATCCTGTACGACCTCGTTTCGCTGTGCGACATCGTGTTCGTGGGGGAGGACGCCGCGCGGCTGCTCGGACTCGACGGAACGCCGCAGGAGCTGGCCGAGGGAATCGCCGCGCTCGGACCGGAACAGGTGATCATCGAGCGGGGTCCGCGCGGTGCCATCGCCGAACTGCACGGATCGCGCTACGCAGTGCCGAGCTTCCCCGTCCGGTCGATCGACACCGAGGGTGCCGACGACGCCTTCGTCGCGGGTTACCTCGCGGAGTTCCTCGCAGGGGCCTCCCCCGACCGGCGCCTGCGCACGGCCGCCGCCTGCCGGGCGTTCGCCCTCACCGTGCCGGGCGAGACCACGGGCCTGCCGGACAGGGAGGAACTCAAACTCCTCAACCGCCCCCGCTGA
- a CDS encoding nicotinamidase: MATALIVVDVQNDFCEGGALAVPGGAAVADAISDYLRGDAAAYDHVVATRDHHIDPGEHFSDEPDFVRSWPQHCVADTPGASFHPRLDVAPIGAVFSKGHYSHGYSGFEGATDTGEQLADWLRWREVTDVDVVGIATDHCVRATALDATGYGFRVRVLADLTAGVSVVTVDAALMELREAGAAVVGTPRVAS, translated from the coding sequence ATGGCTACCGCGCTGATCGTGGTGGACGTGCAGAACGACTTCTGTGAGGGAGGTGCGCTCGCGGTCCCGGGAGGTGCGGCCGTGGCGGACGCCATCTCGGACTACCTGCGTGGCGACGCCGCCGCGTACGACCACGTTGTCGCCACCCGCGACCACCACATCGACCCCGGCGAGCACTTCAGCGACGAGCCGGATTTCGTCCGGTCGTGGCCCCAGCACTGCGTCGCGGACACACCGGGTGCGAGTTTCCACCCGCGTCTCGACGTCGCCCCGATCGGCGCGGTGTTCTCGAAAGGGCATTACAGCCACGGCTACTCCGGTTTCGAAGGCGCCACCGACACCGGGGAGCAGCTCGCCGACTGGTTGCGGTGGCGTGAGGTGACGGACGTCGATGTCGTCGGAATCGCCACCGATCACTGCGTGCGCGCCACCGCGCTCGACGCCACGGGGTACGGGTTCAGGGTCAGGGTGCTCGCCGACCTCACCGCAGGCGTTTCCGTCGTGACGGTGGACGCGGCGCTGATGGAGCTGCGCGAGGCGGGAGCCGCCGTCGTCGGCACGCCGAGGGTCGCTTCGTGA
- a CDS encoding nicotinate phosphoribosyltransferase: protein MSSSASGNSTALFTDHYELTMLASALRDGTGERDCVFEVFARKLPAGRRYGVVAGTQRVLDAIADFRFTEAELAQLEQTAVVDSATLDWLSGYRFAGDIDGYPEGELYFPGSPILTVRGTFAESVLLETVVLSILNHDSAIASAAARMSGAANGRPIIEMGGRRTHEYAAVAAARAAYLAGFATTSNLEAGRRYGIPTRGTVAHAFMLLHDTEEAAFRAQIEKMGTDTTLLVDTYDITKGIDTAVRVAGPELGAIRIDSGDVGVLARQAREQLDALGAKDTRIVVSGDLDEHAIAALRAEPVDAYGVGTSVVTGSGAPTAGMVYKLVEVDGRPVAKRSEHKASRGGRKSALRRHKATGTALEEVVYPTANPPEPAEHDKQLPIPLLRAGQPAENLPTLEDGRQRLRRALVSLPWEGLKLSSGDPAIPTTFL from the coding sequence ATGTCCTCCTCGGCGAGCGGGAACAGCACCGCGCTGTTCACCGACCACTACGAGCTGACGATGCTGGCGAGCGCGCTTCGCGACGGGACCGGCGAGCGAGACTGCGTTTTCGAGGTGTTCGCCCGCAAACTCCCCGCGGGACGCCGTTACGGCGTCGTCGCGGGGACGCAGCGGGTGCTCGACGCGATCGCCGATTTCCGGTTCACCGAGGCCGAACTCGCCCAGTTGGAGCAGACGGCCGTGGTCGATTCGGCCACACTCGACTGGCTTTCGGGCTACCGGTTCGCCGGCGACATCGACGGCTATCCCGAGGGGGAGCTGTACTTCCCCGGCTCGCCGATCCTCACCGTGAGGGGCACCTTCGCCGAGAGTGTGCTGCTCGAAACCGTCGTGCTGTCGATCCTCAACCACGACAGCGCGATCGCCTCGGCAGCGGCGCGCATGTCCGGCGCGGCCAACGGCAGGCCGATCATCGAGATGGGCGGGCGCCGCACGCACGAGTACGCCGCCGTCGCCGCGGCCCGAGCCGCGTACCTGGCAGGCTTCGCCACCACGTCGAACCTCGAAGCAGGGCGCCGCTACGGCATTCCCACCCGTGGCACCGTCGCCCATGCCTTCATGCTGTTGCACGACACCGAGGAAGCGGCGTTCCGCGCCCAGATCGAGAAGATGGGCACCGACACCACTCTGCTGGTGGACACCTACGACATCACGAAGGGAATCGACACCGCCGTCCGGGTGGCAGGCCCGGAACTGGGGGCCATCCGCATCGACTCCGGCGACGTCGGTGTGCTCGCGCGGCAGGCACGGGAACAACTCGACGCGCTGGGCGCCAAGGACACCCGCATCGTGGTTTCCGGCGACCTCGACGAGCACGCCATCGCCGCGCTGAGGGCCGAACCCGTCGATGCCTACGGCGTCGGCACCTCCGTCGTCACCGGCTCCGGTGCACCGACCGCCGGAATGGTCTACAAACTGGTCGAGGTGGACGGTCGCCCCGTCGCAAAACGCAGTGAGCACAAAGCATCCAGAGGCGGGCGCAAGTCCGCTCTGCGCCGCCACAAGGCCACGGGGACCGCGCTCGAAGAGGTCGTCTACCCGACAGCGAACCCGCCCGAGCCTGCCGAGCACGACAAACAACTGCCGATTCCTCTGCTCCGTGCTGGACAACCCGCGGAGAACCTGCCCACCCTTGAGGACGGGCGGCAGCGTTTGCGGCGCGCACTCGTGAGCCTGCCGTGGGAAGGGCTGAAGTTGTCCAGCGGCGACCCCGCCATCCCGACCACCTTTCTGTAG
- the clpS gene encoding ATP-dependent Clp protease adapter ClpS — MTTPVEAEETLGADLGAEDRPWQTIVWNDPVNLMSYVTYVFQRIFGYSKDHATKLMLDVHHKGRAVVSSGTKEKVEGDVAKLHAAGLWATMEQT, encoded by the coding sequence ATGACCACGCCCGTCGAGGCCGAAGAAACACTCGGTGCGGATCTCGGCGCCGAGGACCGACCGTGGCAGACGATCGTGTGGAACGACCCGGTCAACCTGATGTCGTACGTGACCTACGTGTTCCAGCGGATCTTCGGGTACAGCAAGGACCACGCCACGAAACTGATGCTCGACGTCCATCACAAGGGCAGGGCGGTCGTGTCGTCGGGGACGAAGGAGAAGGTGGAGGGCGACGTCGCGAAACTTCACGCGGCGGGCCTGTGGGCGACCATGGAACAGACGTGA